From the Flavobacterium galactosidilyticum genome, one window contains:
- a CDS encoding RecQ family ATP-dependent DNA helicase: protein MPEAVALLQKYWKHNKFRSLQKEIITSVLKGHDTFALMPTGGGKSVCFQIPALMNDGICLVISPLVALMKDQVANLQKRNIKAIALTGGIRSEEMIDLLDNCQFGNYKFLYLSPERLQSDWILERIKNLPINLITIDEAHCVSQWGHDFRPAYLKISELKKHFPKTPFLALTATATPRVKKDIITELGLHEPKIFEKSFARENIAYMVFEVEDKLFRIEQILKKNPQTSIIYVRNRKSCLEISSQLQSLGFKATYYHGGLSSKEKDKNMQSWMDEEVQVIVATNAFGMGIDKANVKTVIHIQLPENLENYYQEAGRAGRNGERAFAILLTSPSDIIQAENQFINILADKKFLNVMYLKLNNYFQIAYGEGINEQFTFNLHRFCLKYDFPTLKTYNALQFLDRQGIITLSQEFSEKITLQFLIPSKEVMRYMSLNQNDEEIMLAILRTYPGIYEMQTAFNLKLIAKKSNHKESEVLAVLYKLKEKEIIDYHSKNNDATILFNEIREDERTISRVSKHLENQNQLKKEQLQAVINYVNEKSVCKNKLILNYFGEKSAIDCGICSFCITKKIKKKDVTLLSKEIITLLQTEDLNSRDIQNKTKNSADEVIFVLQELLENNTILVKPNNKYTLRY, encoded by the coding sequence ATGCCAGAAGCAGTAGCGCTACTCCAAAAATATTGGAAACACAATAAATTTAGATCGCTTCAAAAAGAAATTATCACGTCAGTTTTAAAAGGGCATGATACTTTTGCATTGATGCCTACCGGAGGGGGAAAATCAGTTTGCTTCCAGATTCCGGCTTTAATGAATGACGGTATTTGCTTGGTGATTTCACCACTAGTGGCACTAATGAAAGATCAAGTAGCTAATTTACAAAAGCGCAACATCAAAGCGATTGCGCTAACTGGCGGTATCCGTTCAGAAGAAATGATTGATTTGCTCGACAATTGTCAATTTGGGAATTATAAATTTCTTTATCTATCACCAGAAAGACTTCAATCCGATTGGATTTTAGAACGAATAAAAAATCTACCTATTAATTTAATCACAATCGATGAAGCACATTGCGTATCGCAATGGGGGCATGATTTTCGTCCTGCTTACTTAAAGATTTCTGAATTAAAGAAACATTTCCCAAAAACACCTTTTCTAGCTCTGACAGCTACAGCAACTCCAAGAGTAAAAAAGGATATAATCACCGAGCTAGGTTTACATGAACCAAAAATATTTGAGAAGTCGTTCGCCAGAGAAAACATAGCTTATATGGTATTTGAAGTCGAAGATAAACTTTTTAGGATAGAACAAATCCTAAAGAAAAACCCACAAACTTCTATAATATATGTTCGAAATAGAAAATCATGTTTAGAAATTTCGTCCCAATTACAATCATTAGGATTTAAAGCAACGTATTATCACGGTGGACTTTCGTCCAAAGAAAAAGATAAAAATATGCAATCTTGGATGGATGAAGAGGTCCAAGTAATTGTAGCAACAAATGCTTTTGGGATGGGAATTGACAAAGCCAATGTAAAAACCGTTATTCATATCCAACTACCAGAAAACCTGGAAAATTATTATCAAGAAGCAGGTCGAGCTGGCCGTAATGGCGAAAGAGCTTTTGCAATATTATTGACTAGTCCATCTGATATTATTCAGGCAGAAAATCAGTTTATCAATATTCTTGCTGACAAAAAGTTTTTAAATGTGATGTATTTAAAGCTTAATAATTATTTTCAAATCGCGTATGGCGAAGGAATCAACGAACAATTCACTTTCAATTTGCATCGCTTTTGTTTGAAATACGACTTCCCTACATTGAAAACATATAACGCTCTACAATTCCTGGATCGTCAAGGAATTATTACTTTATCTCAAGAATTTTCAGAAAAAATCACATTGCAATTCCTTATTCCATCTAAAGAAGTAATGCGATATATGAGTTTGAATCAAAATGACGAAGAGATTATGTTGGCCATATTACGAACGTATCCTGGAATTTATGAAATGCAAACAGCTTTTAATTTAAAGTTAATAGCAAAAAAATCAAATCATAAAGAATCTGAAGTCCTAGCCGTTTTATATAAACTAAAAGAAAAAGAAATTATAGATTATCACTCTAAAAATAATGATGCAACCATACTATTTAATGAAATTCGTGAAGATGAGCGAACAATAAGTAGGGTTTCAAAACATTTAGAGAACCAAAATCAGTTAAAAAAAGAGCAGCTTCAAGCGGTTATTAATTATGTTAATGAAAAATCAGTGTGTAAAAATAAATTGATTTTAAATTACTTTGGCGAAAAATCAGCTATTGACTGCGGTATTTGTTCGTTCTGTATTACCAAGAAAATTAAGAAAAAAGACGTTACATTACTTTCAAAAGAAATAATCACCTTGTTACAAACAGAAGATTTGAATTCGAGAGATATTCAAAATAAAACAAAAAACAGTGCAGATGAAGTTATCTTTGTACTGCAGGAGTTGTTAGAAAACAATACAATTTTGGTTAAACCAAATAATAAATATACTTTAAGATACTAA
- the fmt gene encoding methionyl-tRNA formyltransferase, producing MEKLRIVFMGTPEFAVGILDTIIKNNYEVVGVITAADKPAGRGQKLKYSAVKEYALANNLTLLQPTNLKDEDFLNELNALNANLQIVVAFRMLPKVVWEMPSLGTFNLHASLLPNYRGAAPINWAIINGETKTGVTTFFIDDKIDTGAMILNSEIAIDENENAGQLHDRLMNLGSTTVVDTLELIQKGDLTTIVQKDNADIKTAYKLNKENCKIDWSKPAVEINNLIRGLSPYPAAWCFFTDKSEELTVKIYESKILIEEHNHSIGSVICTKKEMKVTVKDGYIQILQIQFPGKKKMSTAELLNGISFSLDTKAY from the coding sequence ATGGAAAAATTACGAATTGTTTTTATGGGAACTCCAGAGTTTGCTGTGGGAATTCTCGATACAATAATCAAGAACAACTATGAAGTTGTAGGCGTTATTACCGCTGCAGACAAACCAGCTGGTCGAGGGCAAAAATTAAAATATTCTGCTGTAAAAGAATATGCACTAGCAAACAACCTAACGCTACTGCAACCAACCAACTTAAAAGACGAAGATTTTTTAAATGAATTAAACGCATTGAATGCAAACTTGCAAATTGTAGTTGCCTTTAGAATGTTACCAAAAGTGGTTTGGGAAATGCCTTCTTTAGGCACTTTTAACCTTCATGCTTCACTCCTACCTAATTATCGTGGTGCAGCACCAATAAATTGGGCTATAATAAACGGAGAAACTAAAACAGGAGTCACTACTTTTTTTATAGATGATAAAATTGACACTGGTGCCATGATTTTAAATTCTGAAATAGCAATTGACGAAAACGAAAATGCAGGACAATTACACGATCGATTAATGAATTTAGGAAGTACTACTGTAGTTGACACTTTAGAGTTGATACAAAAAGGAGATCTAACAACAATAGTACAAAAAGATAATGCTGATATCAAAACAGCGTACAAACTCAACAAGGAAAATTGCAAAATAGATTGGTCAAAGCCAGCAGTAGAAATAAATAATCTAATTCGAGGATTAAGTCCGTACCCTGCTGCTTGGTGTTTTTTTACTGACAAAAGCGAAGAGCTAACCGTGAAAATTTATGAATCTAAAATCCTTATTGAAGAGCATAATCACAGTATAGGTTCTGTAATTTGCACGAAAAAAGAAATGAAAGTTACCGTAAAAGATGGATATATTCAAATATTGCAAATACAATTTCCAGGCAAGAAGAAAATGAGCACCGCAGAATTATTAAATGGCATTTCTTTTTCACTTGATACAAAAGCTTATTAA
- a CDS encoding HU family DNA-binding protein has translation MNKSELIDAIAADAGITKAAAKLALESFLGNVGETLKKGGRVSLVGFGSWSVSARAARDGRNPQTGKTIQIAAKNVVKFKAGAELEGAVN, from the coding sequence ATGAACAAATCAGAATTAATCGATGCTATAGCTGCTGACGCAGGAATTACAAAAGCTGCAGCAAAATTAGCTTTAGAGTCATTTTTAGGAAATGTAGGAGAGACTCTTAAAAAAGGTGGAAGAGTATCTTTAGTAGGTTTCGGATCATGGTCTGTTTCTGCTAGAGCTGCTAGAGATGGTAGAAATCCTCAAACAGGAAAGACTATCCAAATAGCTGCTAAAAACGTAGTGAAATTTAAAGCAGGTGCTGAATTAGAAGGAGCAGTAAACTAA
- a CDS encoding YqgE/AlgH family protein — protein MITDKLKKGHLLIAEPTTIGDLSFNRSVILLADYNEEGSIGFIINKPLKYTIHDLVPEIAARFKIYNGGPVEQDNLYFIHNIPELIPNSIEISNGIYWGGDFESTKELINKGQINNTNIRFFLGYTGWSEKQLESEMESHSWIINSNSYENKIIGKSATHFWKEQIKELGGDYLIWLNAPENPYLN, from the coding sequence ATGATTACAGATAAATTAAAAAAAGGACATTTGCTTATTGCAGAGCCTACAACGATAGGAGATTTATCATTCAATAGATCTGTTATTTTATTAGCTGACTATAACGAAGAAGGTTCTATTGGCTTTATTATCAACAAACCCTTAAAGTACACTATACACGATTTAGTACCAGAAATTGCTGCACGCTTCAAGATTTATAATGGAGGACCTGTTGAGCAAGACAATCTCTATTTTATTCACAACATTCCTGAGCTAATTCCTAACAGCATTGAAATATCAAACGGTATTTATTGGGGAGGCGATTTTGAATCAACAAAGGAGCTCATTAACAAAGGTCAAATAAACAACACCAACATTCGATTTTTCTTAGGATACACCGGTTGGAGTGAAAAACAATTAGAAAGCGAAATGGAGAGCCATTCCTGGATTATTAACTCTAATAGTTACGAGAATAAAATCATAGGAAAGTCAGCTACACACTTCTGGAAAGAACAAATAAAAGAATTAGGAGGAGACTATCTAATCTGGCTAAATGCGCCAGAAAATCCATATTTGAACTAA
- a CDS encoding aminotransferase class IV — protein MINFNGSILSKDANVLTQNRAFLYGDGVFETVKIINNKILFLEDHYFRLMSSMRVVRMEIPMNFTMEYFEEQILSVVNANSLSASSRARITVYRNDGGYYLPLDNTVSFLINAVALENVSYSFEKQHYEVDLYKDFYITKQLLSSIKSTNKIINITGSIFADENGLDNCLLLNDSKNVVEALQGNIFMLLGTKLITPPVSEGCLNGVMRKQILNMAKKIENLEIVEEVISPFDLQKADELFITNVIKGIQPITQYRKKSFATKVSTQLLEELNEMISAS, from the coding sequence ATGATTAATTTTAATGGATCTATCCTTTCTAAGGATGCAAATGTATTGACTCAAAACCGTGCTTTTTTATATGGTGATGGGGTTTTTGAAACGGTTAAAATAATAAACAATAAAATTCTTTTCTTAGAGGATCATTATTTTAGATTAATGTCCTCTATGCGAGTGGTTCGAATGGAAATTCCAATGAACTTTACAATGGAATATTTCGAAGAGCAGATTCTTTCTGTCGTAAACGCGAATTCATTATCTGCATCTTCTCGTGCGCGAATTACAGTGTATCGAAACGATGGAGGTTATTATTTACCTCTAGATAATACGGTTTCTTTTTTGATTAATGCTGTAGCGCTTGAAAATGTATCTTATTCATTTGAAAAGCAGCATTACGAGGTAGATTTGTACAAAGATTTCTATATCACAAAACAATTGCTGTCGTCAATTAAATCAACTAATAAAATCATAAATATAACAGGAAGTATTTTTGCAGATGAAAACGGCTTAGATAATTGTTTGCTGCTAAATGATAGTAAGAATGTTGTTGAAGCTTTACAAGGAAACATCTTTATGCTACTGGGCACTAAACTAATTACTCCACCAGTTTCCGAGGGTTGCTTGAATGGAGTAATGAGAAAGCAAATTCTAAATATGGCAAAAAAAATAGAAAATTTAGAAATAGTTGAAGAGGTGATATCTCCATTTGATTTACAAAAAGCGGATGAATTATTCATAACTAATGTTATCAAAGGTATTCAGCCTATAACACAATATCGTAAAAAAAGCTTTGCGACTAAAGTTTCTACTCAATTGTTAGAGGAACTTAATGAAATGATAAGTGCTAGTTAG
- a CDS encoding START-like domain-containing protein, with amino-acid sequence MDQKVRYEIEFPINSSPQLLYQYISTPSGLSEWFADNVNSRGEFFTFIWNDSEEKARLASKKTGEKVKFKWVDDKGKDTEYFFELHILVDELTKDVSLMVVDFAEKGEVEEATLLWENQISDLKHLIGSV; translated from the coding sequence ATGGATCAGAAAGTACGTTACGAAATCGAGTTTCCTATAAATTCTTCGCCTCAATTATTGTATCAATATATATCGACTCCATCAGGATTGTCTGAATGGTTTGCAGATAATGTAAATTCTCGTGGTGAATTTTTTACTTTTATCTGGAATGATTCGGAGGAAAAAGCACGACTAGCCTCGAAAAAAACAGGTGAAAAGGTAAAATTTAAATGGGTTGATGATAAAGGTAAAGATACAGAGTACTTTTTCGAATTGCATATATTAGTAGATGAACTTACTAAAGATGTCTCTTTAATGGTGGTTGATTTTGCCGAAAAAGGCGAGGTGGAAGAAGCAACTTTATTATGGGAAAATCAAATTTCTGATTTGAAACATCTAATTGGTTCTGTATAG